The following are encoded together in the Pseudoclavibacter endophyticus genome:
- a CDS encoding NtaA/DmoA family FMN-dependent monooxygenase (This protein belongs to a clade of FMN-dependent monooxygenases, within a broader family of flavin-dependent oxidoreductases, the luciferase-like monooxygenase (LMM) family, some of whose members use coenzyme F420 rather than FMN.), with product MKRRMALTTFLLPAGYHRDSWRRPGSRADELAGLSLMADLARTAERAKLDAVFLGDCVHANSTMRGDIMMNGFYEPISTLSALAALTSKIGLIGTMSTSFTEPYNAARQFAGLDHMSGGRAGWNVVTSRDGFQNFGGSGAPDPEVRYDRAAEHVEVVQKLWDSWHDDAILVDREAGRWLDTDELVPINHSGERFQVAGPINMPRPPQGRPVLVQAGSSSSGIEFGSKIADIIYTAQPRLEGAIDFYGRLKDAVRGHGRDPETVTVLPGIVPVIGRTEAEAHEIAADLSSMIDLDAGRRQVAGDLFLEIDDIDFDEHIPAERFSEDPKMGTRYHIFRSKAVDQGLTLRELIIDRARSTGHMFFVGTAGQAADRMIEWFDAGACDGFNLNAPYNPDGLELICDLLVPELQERGYFREDYEGDTLRDHLGLDRPSA from the coding sequence GACGAGCTCGCGGGCCTGTCGCTCATGGCCGACCTCGCGCGCACCGCGGAGCGTGCGAAGCTCGACGCCGTGTTCCTCGGCGACTGCGTGCACGCCAACTCGACCATGCGCGGCGACATCATGATGAACGGCTTCTACGAGCCCATCTCTACCCTGTCGGCGCTTGCGGCCCTCACGTCGAAGATCGGCCTCATCGGCACGATGTCGACCTCGTTCACCGAGCCGTACAACGCGGCGCGGCAGTTCGCCGGCCTCGACCACATGTCGGGCGGGCGCGCGGGGTGGAACGTCGTGACCTCCCGCGACGGGTTCCAGAACTTCGGCGGCTCTGGCGCGCCCGACCCCGAGGTGCGCTACGACCGGGCGGCGGAGCACGTCGAGGTGGTGCAGAAGCTGTGGGACAGCTGGCACGATGACGCCATCCTCGTCGACCGCGAAGCCGGCCGCTGGCTCGACACCGACGAGCTCGTGCCGATCAACCACTCGGGCGAGCGCTTCCAGGTCGCTGGGCCCATCAACATGCCGCGCCCGCCGCAGGGGCGGCCGGTGCTCGTGCAGGCCGGCTCGTCGTCGAGCGGCATCGAGTTCGGCTCGAAGATCGCCGACATCATCTACACGGCACAGCCGCGGCTCGAGGGCGCGATCGACTTCTACGGGCGGCTCAAAGACGCCGTGCGCGGGCACGGGCGCGACCCCGAAACGGTGACGGTGCTGCCCGGCATCGTGCCCGTGATCGGCCGCACCGAGGCGGAGGCGCACGAGATCGCCGCCGACCTGAGCTCGATGATCGACCTCGACGCCGGCCGTCGGCAGGTCGCCGGCGACCTCTTCCTCGAGATCGACGACATCGACTTCGACGAGCACATCCCCGCGGAGCGGTTCTCGGAAGACCCGAAGATGGGCACGAGGTACCACATCTTCCGGAGCAAGGCCGTCGACCAGGGGCTCACGCTGCGCGAGCTCATCATCGACCGGGCGCGGTCGACGGGGCACATGTTCTTCGTCGGCACGGCCGGGCAGGCCGCCGACCGCATGATCGAGTGGTTCGACGCGGGCGCCTGCGACGGCTTCAACCTCAATGCGCCGTACAACCCCGACGGGCTCGAGCTCATCTGCGACCTGCTCGTGCCCGAGCTGCAGGAGCGCGGGTACTTCCGCGAGGACTACGAGGGCGACACGCTGCGCGACCACCTGGGGCTCGATCGACCCTCGGCGTAG
- a CDS encoding MFS transporter, which translates to MPATTDDSGAPQRKRALVDLAPLRVSPTFARLWIGSSIQGIGSWLTLTAVGLLIYDITQSTFMVALVGGIALVPMVAAGIWGGMLADAFDRRTVAITTTILGWLSTLGLFALALTDGVLAAQGVRVDVWPLYIFTTINAVTTTMTSAARTAAIPRILPVEYVSRATALNGITMGTQVAVGPALAGIMIAGLGYPLTFLIDVILFTAGFIGIIGLPKLPPIGQVAKPGLQSLIDGVRFLRTAPNIRMSFIVDIIAMSLGRPHALFPAIGVLAIGGGSVTVGFLTAAMAIGTLLTGLFSGRVAHVHRHGVAISWAIMVYGVFTALFGLVVLGGMLGWFGETGEDFSSVSWTALILAFLALLGTGAADEVSAIFRATMLLTAVPDEMRGRTQGLFMAVVAGGPRLGDLVAGTTVALLTLWAPPLFGGVVIIALIALLLRLSPRWRAYDARNPTV; encoded by the coding sequence GTGCCAGCTACCACCGACGATTCGGGCGCACCGCAGCGGAAGCGCGCGCTCGTCGATCTCGCTCCCCTGCGGGTCTCACCGACGTTCGCGCGGTTGTGGATCGGCAGCTCGATCCAAGGCATCGGCTCATGGCTCACGCTCACGGCCGTCGGCCTGCTGATCTACGACATCACGCAGTCGACCTTCATGGTGGCGCTCGTCGGCGGGATCGCCCTCGTGCCGATGGTCGCTGCCGGCATCTGGGGCGGGATGCTCGCGGACGCATTCGACCGACGCACCGTCGCCATCACCACCACGATCCTCGGCTGGCTCTCGACCCTGGGCCTGTTCGCGCTCGCCCTCACGGACGGTGTCCTCGCCGCCCAGGGCGTCCGCGTCGACGTATGGCCGCTCTACATCTTCACGACGATCAACGCGGTCACCACCACCATGACCTCGGCGGCCCGCACGGCTGCGATTCCGCGCATCCTGCCCGTCGAATACGTGTCGCGGGCGACCGCGCTCAACGGCATCACGATGGGCACGCAGGTCGCGGTCGGGCCGGCGCTCGCCGGCATCATGATCGCGGGCCTCGGCTACCCACTGACGTTCCTCATCGACGTGATCCTGTTCACGGCGGGGTTCATCGGCATCATCGGCCTGCCCAAACTGCCCCCGATCGGGCAAGTCGCGAAGCCCGGGCTGCAATCGCTCATCGACGGAGTGAGATTCCTTCGCACGGCGCCGAACATCCGCATGAGCTTCATCGTCGACATCATCGCGATGTCGCTCGGCCGGCCGCACGCGCTTTTCCCCGCGATCGGGGTGCTCGCGATCGGCGGCGGTTCGGTGACCGTCGGGTTCCTGACCGCGGCGATGGCGATCGGCACGTTGCTGACCGGACTCTTCAGCGGCCGGGTCGCGCATGTGCATCGCCACGGTGTGGCGATCAGCTGGGCGATCATGGTCTACGGGGTGTTCACCGCACTCTTCGGCCTCGTCGTCCTCGGCGGGATGCTCGGCTGGTTCGGCGAGACCGGGGAAGACTTCTCGAGCGTCTCGTGGACGGCGCTGATCCTCGCGTTCCTCGCGCTCCTGGGCACCGGCGCGGCCGATGAGGTGAGCGCGATTTTCCGCGCCACCATGCTTCTCACGGCCGTGCCCGACGAGATGCGCGGCCGCACGCAGGGCCTGTTCATGGCGGTCGTTGCGGGCGGGCCGCGCCTCGGCGATCTCGTCGCGGGCACGACCGTAGCCCTGCTCACACTTTGGGCGCCGCCCCTCTTCGGCGGCGTCGTCATCATCGCGCTCATCGCGTTGCTTCTGCGGCTGTCGCCGCGGTGGCGCGCGTATGACGCGCGCAATCCCACGGTGTAG